One window of the Candidatus Izemoplasmatales bacterium genome contains the following:
- a CDS encoding acetate kinase: MAKIMAVNAGSSSLKFQLIGMPEETVITGGIVERIGMKDSVFTIKVNGAKIQQVLDIENHSLAVKLVLDKLTELNVIASYDEIEGVGHRVVHGADVLTESVLITDKEIAILEELVDLAPLHLIPNLTGIKAFKEILPNVRQVAVFDTAFHSTMPEESFLYATPYDWYERHAVRKYGFHGTSHKYVSERVAALMGKEPKDVNVVVCHLGNGASICAVKGGVSVDTSMGFTPLEGIPMGTRSGNVDPAIIEYMMLKKGKSAREITSILNKQSGYLGVSGVSSDSRDLNDAASRGNHRAQLAIDIQAKRIADYVASYHCYVGGADAIVFTAGIGENAPTTRANICRRLSALGVRIDDKQNDCRGVERLISTPDSRIQVWVVPTNEEVMIARDTMRLIHSK; encoded by the coding sequence ATGGCAAAAATCATGGCGGTCAACGCCGGCAGCTCCTCCCTCAAGTTCCAACTCATCGGCATGCCCGAGGAAACGGTCATCACCGGCGGCATCGTCGAACGCATCGGCATGAAGGATTCCGTCTTCACCATCAAGGTGAACGGCGCGAAGATCCAGCAGGTGCTCGACATCGAAAACCACAGCCTCGCGGTCAAGCTCGTGCTCGACAAGCTCACCGAACTGAACGTCATCGCGTCCTACGACGAGATCGAAGGCGTCGGCCATCGCGTCGTCCACGGTGCTGACGTCCTCACCGAATCGGTCCTGATCACCGACAAGGAGATCGCGATCCTCGAGGAACTCGTCGACCTCGCGCCGCTCCACCTGATTCCGAACCTGACCGGCATCAAGGCCTTCAAGGAGATCCTGCCGAACGTGCGGCAGGTCGCCGTCTTCGACACCGCGTTCCATTCGACGATGCCCGAGGAATCCTTCCTGTACGCCACCCCGTACGACTGGTACGAGCGTCATGCGGTCCGCAAGTACGGTTTCCACGGCACCTCGCACAAGTACGTGTCCGAGCGCGTCGCCGCGCTCATGGGCAAGGAACCGAAGGACGTGAACGTCGTCGTCTGCCACCTCGGCAACGGCGCCTCGATCTGCGCCGTCAAGGGCGGCGTCTCGGTCGACACCTCGATGGGCTTCACGCCGCTCGAGGGCATCCCGATGGGTACCCGCTCCGGCAACGTCGATCCGGCGATCATCGAATACATGATGCTGAAGAAGGGCAAGTCGGCCAGGGAGATCACTTCCATCCTGAACAAGCAGTCGGGATACCTCGGCGTCTCCGGCGTCTCCTCCGACTCGCGCGACCTGAACGACGCGGCTTCGCGCGGCAACCATCGCGCCCAGCTCGCGATCGACATCCAGGCGAAGCGGATCGCCGATTACGTCGCCAGCTACCACTGCTACGTCGGCGGCGCCGACGCGATCGTGTTCACCGCCGGCATCGGCGAGAACGCGCCGACGACCCGCGCCAACATCTGTCGCCGGCTTTCCGCCCTCGGCGTCAGGATCGACGACAAGCAGAACGACTGCCGCGGCGTCGAACGCCTCATCTCCACGCCGGATTCCCGGATCCAGGTCTGGGTCGTCCCGACGAACGAGGAAGTCATGATCGCCCGCGACACCATGCGCCTGATCCATTCCAAGTAG
- a CDS encoding ATP synthase subunit C: MLNLFELLLPLLFIIAISVPLVDVFRGKVSAQSAKRRLVTHVFMFFGTVTGFALFILIGGPRVFAEGEVVTITGTLAQGLGFLSAALSTGFSAIGAGIAVAAAAPAAIGAFSENEKNFGKSLIFVALGEGVAIYGLLISIVIINKL; the protein is encoded by the coding sequence ATGCTGAATCTGTTCGAACTGCTTCTCCCGCTTCTGTTCATCATCGCCATCTCCGTCCCGCTCGTCGACGTCTTCCGCGGCAAGGTCTCCGCGCAGTCCGCGAAGAGGCGCCTCGTCACGCACGTCTTCATGTTCTTCGGAACCGTCACCGGCTTCGCCCTGTTCATCCTCATCGGCGGACCGCGCGTCTTCGCGGAAGGCGAAGTCGTGACGATCACCGGCACGCTCGCGCAGGGCCTCGGCTTCCTGTCCGCCGCCCTCTCGACCGGATTCTCGGCCATCGGCGCCGGCATCGCCGTCGCCGCCGCGGCGCCCGCCGCGATCGGCGCGTTCTCCGAGAACGAGAAGAACTTCGGCAAATCCCTCATCTTCGTCGCGCTCGGCGAAGGCGTCGCGATCTACGGTCTTCTGATCTCGATCGTGATTATCAACAAGCTCTAG
- a CDS encoding V-type ATP synthase subunit A, whose product MNQNLIHSINGPVVTVRHSTDFRMLEMVLVGDSRLMGEVISINDDETVIQVYESTVGLRPNEPVFPTGEPVSVLLGPGLMSGIFDGIERPLNKIAAERGIFIPVGSAVDALDPERVWNIHVRCQEGAVLTQGDVYATTPETAVVEHRLMVTKEATGTVVFVAKDGAYRRDDVIVRTRDEFGREHDLTLAVRWPIKTERPVRTRLPLVEPLVTGQRIIDVMFPIAKGGAAAVPGGFGTGKTMMQHQIAKWCDADIIVYVGCGERGNEMTQVLEEFSELIDPRTQRPLTDRTILIANTSNMPVAAREASIYTGITIAEYYRDMGYHVAMMADSTSRWAEALREISGRLEEMPAEEGFPAYLPSRISQFYERAGAVETLSGEKGSITIVGAVSPQGADFSEPVTQNTKRFVRCFWALDKQLAYIRHYAAINWTTSYSEYLPDLNDWYKKNVDVRFWGERQRIVTLLAEENKLMEIVKLIGSDVLPDDQKLVIEIGRVIRVGFLQQNAFHKDDTFVPLAKQMLMMQIILHLHKRAVEFIASGKALSLLLKTDLFEKVTRMKYEIKNDDAAALDRYVSMIDRTIRKIV is encoded by the coding sequence TTGAACCAGAATCTGATCCATTCCATCAACGGACCGGTCGTGACCGTCCGTCATTCGACCGATTTCCGGATGCTCGAGATGGTGCTCGTCGGCGACAGCAGGCTGATGGGCGAGGTCATTTCGATCAACGACGACGAGACCGTCATCCAGGTCTACGAATCGACCGTCGGTCTTCGTCCGAACGAACCCGTCTTCCCGACCGGCGAACCCGTTTCGGTGCTCCTCGGCCCCGGCCTCATGTCGGGAATCTTCGACGGCATCGAACGCCCTCTGAACAAGATCGCGGCGGAACGGGGGATCTTCATTCCCGTCGGCAGCGCCGTCGACGCGCTTGATCCCGAACGCGTCTGGAACATCCACGTCCGCTGCCAGGAGGGCGCCGTCCTGACCCAGGGCGACGTCTACGCAACCACGCCCGAAACCGCCGTCGTCGAACACCGTCTGATGGTAACGAAGGAAGCCACCGGAACCGTCGTCTTCGTCGCGAAGGACGGGGCGTACCGCCGCGACGACGTGATCGTGCGCACCCGCGACGAATTCGGCCGCGAACACGACCTGACCCTCGCGGTCCGCTGGCCGATCAAGACGGAGCGGCCCGTCCGCACCCGTCTGCCGCTCGTCGAGCCGCTCGTCACGGGACAGCGCATCATCGACGTCATGTTCCCGATCGCCAAGGGCGGCGCCGCCGCCGTTCCCGGCGGCTTCGGCACCGGCAAGACGATGATGCAGCACCAGATCGCCAAGTGGTGCGACGCCGACATCATCGTCTACGTCGGCTGCGGCGAGCGCGGCAACGAGATGACGCAGGTGCTCGAGGAGTTCTCTGAACTCATCGACCCGCGCACGCAGCGTCCACTGACCGACCGCACGATCCTGATCGCCAACACCTCGAACATGCCGGTCGCCGCCCGCGAAGCCTCGATCTACACCGGCATCACGATCGCCGAATACTACCGCGACATGGGATACCACGTCGCGATGATGGCCGACTCGACCTCCCGCTGGGCGGAAGCGCTCCGCGAGATCTCGGGCCGCCTCGAGGAGATGCCCGCCGAGGAAGGCTTCCCCGCCTACCTGCCGAGCCGCATCTCCCAGTTCTACGAACGCGCCGGCGCCGTCGAGACGCTGTCCGGCGAAAAGGGCTCGATCACGATCGTCGGCGCCGTCTCGCCGCAAGGCGCGGACTTCTCCGAGCCGGTGACGCAGAACACGAAGCGTTTCGTGCGCTGTTTCTGGGCGCTCGACAAGCAGCTCGCCTACATCCGCCATTACGCCGCCATCAACTGGACGACGAGCTATTCCGAATATCTTCCGGACCTCAACGACTGGTACAAGAAGAACGTCGACGTCCGCTTCTGGGGCGAGCGTCAGCGCATCGTCACGCTCCTCGCCGAGGAGAACAAGCTGATGGAGATCGTCAAGCTGATCGGCAGCGACGTCCTTCCCGACGACCAGAAGCTGGTGATCGAGATCGGCCGCGTGATCCGCGTCGGCTTCCTCCAGCAGAACGCCTTTCACAAGGACGATACCTTCGTACCGCTCGCCAAGCAGATGCTGATGATGCAGATCATCCTCCATCTCCACAAGCGGGCCGTCGAATTCATCGCTTCGGGCAAGGCCCTGAGCCTGCTCCTCAAGACCGATCTCTTCGAAAAGGTCACCCGGATGAAGTATGAAATCAAGAACGACGATGCGGCCGCGCTCGATCGATACGTCTCGATGATCGACCGTACGATCCGCAAGATCGTCTGA
- a CDS encoding V-type ATP synthase subunit B, translating into MNGLPLNPVSRVYPRDYIATGISSIDALTTLIRGQKLPIFTGAGLPHNELAVQIVRQAKIADEEGNNFCVVFAAMGVKNEVARYFIQSFDEADVRERVVMYVNLSNDPIIERILTPRCALAAAEYLAYTKGMHVLVILTDVTAYCEALREFSSSRGEIPGRKGFPGYLYSDLASLYERAGIAKGRAGSVTQVPILSMPNDDITHPVPDLTGYITEGQIVLDRELHQKGVFPPIGVLPSLSRLMKDGIGDGYTRKDHSAVANQLFAAYSKVQDARNLASVIGEDELSPVDRKYIEFGALFEKHFLNQGKSENRSIFETLDLGWQLLSILPKGELDRIDPVLLEEHYDNDRAVTYFNIVERSIIQNLTRASGE; encoded by the coding sequence GTGAACGGTCTGCCGCTCAACCCCGTATCGCGCGTCTACCCGCGCGATTACATCGCCACCGGCATCTCCTCGATCGACGCGCTCACGACCCTGATCCGCGGCCAGAAGCTGCCGATCTTCACCGGCGCCGGCCTGCCGCACAACGAACTTGCCGTGCAGATCGTCCGCCAGGCGAAGATCGCCGACGAGGAAGGCAACAACTTCTGCGTCGTCTTCGCCGCGATGGGCGTGAAGAACGAGGTCGCGCGCTACTTCATCCAGTCCTTCGACGAGGCGGACGTCCGCGAACGCGTCGTCATGTACGTCAACCTCTCCAACGACCCGATCATCGAGCGCATCCTGACGCCGCGCTGCGCCCTCGCCGCGGCGGAATACCTCGCCTACACGAAGGGGATGCACGTCCTCGTCATCCTGACGGACGTCACCGCCTACTGCGAGGCGCTCCGCGAATTCTCCTCGAGCCGGGGCGAGATCCCCGGCCGCAAGGGATTCCCCGGATACCTGTATTCCGACCTCGCGTCGCTTTACGAGCGCGCGGGGATCGCCAAGGGACGCGCCGGATCGGTCACCCAGGTACCGATCCTGTCGATGCCCAACGACGACATCACCCATCCGGTCCCCGACCTCACCGGTTACATCACCGAAGGTCAGATCGTGCTCGACCGCGAACTGCATCAGAAAGGCGTCTTCCCGCCGATCGGCGTGTTGCCCTCGCTCTCCCGCCTGATGAAGGACGGCATCGGCGACGGCTATACCCGCAAGGACCATTCGGCCGTGGCCAACCAGCTCTTCGCAGCCTATTCGAAGGTCCAGGACGCCCGCAACCTCGCCTCCGTCATCGGCGAGGACGAGCTGAGTCCGGTCGACCGCAAGTACATCGAGTTCGGCGCGCTCTTCGAAAAGCACTTCCTGAACCAGGGGAAGAGCGAGAACCGCTCGATCTTCGAGACCCTCGACCTCGGCTGGCAGCTGCTGTCGATCCTCCCGAAGGGCGAACTCGACCGCATCGATCCGGTGCTGCTCGAGGAACACTACGACAACGACCGCGCCGTCACCTACTTCAACATCGTCGAGCGATCGATCATCCAGAATCTGACGCGCGCGTCGGGTGAGTGA
- a CDS encoding V-type ATP synthase subunit D — MARKQPIPTKGNLMAQKKSLALAKLGYDLMDRKRNVLIRELMETIKNVKQLRDELTTAYHQAYLAMQEANITLGIVDEIAKAIPIDDGLGLTFHSVMGVDIPVVLYERHEVSLSYGIGSTNTKFDYAYTRFQKVRDLTIKLAEVDNGAYRLANAIRKTQKRANALDNIVIPELRENVKFITDALEEKDREEFSRKKVIKRNLAGASARAKERSGATE; from the coding sequence ATGGCGCGGAAGCAGCCGATCCCCACCAAGGGGAACCTGATGGCCCAGAAGAAGTCCCTCGCCCTCGCCAAACTCGGCTACGACCTCATGGACCGCAAGCGCAACGTCCTGATCCGCGAACTGATGGAGACGATCAAGAACGTCAAGCAGCTGCGCGACGAACTCACGACCGCCTACCACCAGGCGTATCTCGCGATGCAGGAGGCCAACATCACCCTCGGCATCGTCGACGAGATCGCGAAGGCGATCCCGATCGACGACGGCCTCGGCCTCACGTTCCACAGTGTGATGGGCGTCGACATCCCGGTCGTCCTCTACGAGAGGCACGAGGTCTCTCTGTCCTACGGCATCGGCAGCACCAACACCAAGTTCGACTATGCGTACACGCGATTCCAAAAGGTGCGCGACCTGACGATCAAACTCGCCGAGGTCGACAACGGCGCCTATCGCCTCGCCAACGCGATCCGCAAGACGCAGAAGCGCGCGAATGCGCTCGACAACATCGTGATTCCCGAACTTCGCGAGAACGTCAAGTTCATCACCGACGCCCTCGAGGAAAAGGATCGCGAGGAATTCTCGCGCAAGAAGGTCATCAAGCGCAACCTCGCCGGCGCTTCCGCTCGGGCGAAGGAACGCTCCGGCGCCACGGAATAA
- the yidD gene encoding membrane protein insertion efficiency factor YidD — protein MIKLIRKYQTAFAGRPPRCRYHPTCSNYAIDAYKNYNFFYATILTVWRILRCNPLFKGGYDPIPKYKKILREELRREREGNPQPDHGNE, from the coding sequence ATGATCAAACTGATCCGGAAATACCAGACGGCGTTCGCCGGACGGCCGCCGCGCTGCCGGTACCATCCGACCTGCTCGAACTACGCGATCGACGCATACAAGAACTACAACTTCTTCTACGCCACGATCCTCACGGTCTGGCGCATTCTCCGATGCAATCCGCTGTTCAAGGGCGGTTACGACCCGATCCCGAAGTACAAGAAGATCCTGCGCGAGGAACTGCGGCGGGAACGCGAGGGGAATCCGCAACCGGATCACGGAAACGAATAA
- a CDS encoding V-type ATP synthase subunit F, with translation MRFYLFSDNVDTQVGMRLVGIEGVVVHERGEFLTALDKVMQDSEHCIILITTKLIGLAPEIIFELKLRQSNKLIVEIPDRHDTGRVGESIDAYVGQAIGIKL, from the coding sequence ATGCGTTTCTACCTGTTTTCCGACAACGTCGATACCCAGGTCGGCATGCGCCTGGTGGGGATCGAAGGTGTCGTCGTCCACGAGCGCGGCGAGTTTCTGACGGCCCTCGACAAAGTGATGCAGGATTCCGAACACTGCATCATTTTAATCACGACCAAGCTGATCGGCCTGGCGCCCGAGATCATCTTCGAACTCAAACTCAGGCAAAGCAACAAGCTGATCGTCGAAATCCCCGACCGCCACGACACCGGCCGCGTCGGCGAGTCGATCGACGCCTACGTCGGTCAGGCGATCGGCATCAAACTGTGA